A region from the Cannabis sativa cultivar Pink pepper isolate KNU-18-1 chromosome 9, ASM2916894v1, whole genome shotgun sequence genome encodes:
- the LOC115722742 gene encoding uncharacterized protein LOC115722742 isoform X5, translating to MRKKVEERVRTKGRDFSKSKTGSVLAFKVSFRDFNPIDSYIWFELYGSPTDRDVDIIGSVIRSWYVLGRLGSFNSSNLQLKALLICIDGQLANSSVEYDPLYDAEKGFKVIPSSFHDISDIKFQDNWGSVWVDLGTVDNFAIDALFNCLTVLSSE from the exons ATGAGGAAGAAG GTTGAAGAAAGAGTTCGGACAAAGGGTAGAGACTTCAGCAAATCAAAAACCGGTTCTGTTCTTGCTTTCAAAGTCAGCTTTAGAGa CTTCAACCCTATTGATTCATACATATGGTTTGAACTATATGGTTCACCGACTGATCGAGATGTTGATATTATTGGTAGT GTTATTCGATCATGGTATGTCCTCGGTCGCTTAGGTTCATTCAACTCTTCTAATCTTCAG CTGAAAGCCTTACTAATATGTATCGATGGGCAGTTGGCCAATTCATCCGTAGAGTATGATCCTCTTTATGATGCAGAGAAGGGTTTCAAAGTTATTCCCTCATCATTTCATGACATCAGTGACATTAAATTTCAGGACAACTGGGGTAGTGTCTG GGTTGACCTTGGTACAGTAGATAATTTTGCCATTGATGCACTTTTCAACTGCTTGACAGTCTTGAGTTCAGA GTGA
- the LOC115722742 gene encoding uncharacterized protein LOC115722742 isoform X6 yields MRKKVEERVRTKGRDFSKSKTGSVLAFKVSFRDFNPIDSYIWFELYGSPTDRDVDIIGSVIRSWYVLGRLGSFNSSNLQLANSSVEYDPLYDAEKGFKVIPSSFHDISDIKFQDNWGSVWVDLGTVDNFAIDALFNCLTVLSSE; encoded by the exons ATGAGGAAGAAG GTTGAAGAAAGAGTTCGGACAAAGGGTAGAGACTTCAGCAAATCAAAAACCGGTTCTGTTCTTGCTTTCAAAGTCAGCTTTAGAGa CTTCAACCCTATTGATTCATACATATGGTTTGAACTATATGGTTCACCGACTGATCGAGATGTTGATATTATTGGTAGT GTTATTCGATCATGGTATGTCCTCGGTCGCTTAGGTTCATTCAACTCTTCTAATCTTCAG TTGGCCAATTCATCCGTAGAGTATGATCCTCTTTATGATGCAGAGAAGGGTTTCAAAGTTATTCCCTCATCATTTCATGACATCAGTGACATTAAATTTCAGGACAACTGGGGTAGTGTCTG GGTTGACCTTGGTACAGTAGATAATTTTGCCATTGATGCACTTTTCAACTGCTTGACAGTCTTGAGTTCAGA GTGA
- the LOC115722741 gene encoding uncharacterized protein LOC115722741, giving the protein MFFVCVSDVDERVVSSQTAPGNCPFCGGLIRALDVHYQWRLCFIPVYWKTKRKFLCTLCNQPLVALH; this is encoded by the coding sequence ATGTTTTTTGTGTGCGTAAGCGACGTGGACGAAAGGGTTGTGTCGAGCCAAACGGCCCCTGGTAATTGCCCATTCTGTGGAGGACTGATTCGGGCCTTGGATGTTCATTATCAATGGAGGCTATGTTTTATCCCTGTTTATTGGAAAACCAAACGCAAATTCTTATGTACCCTCTGCAACCAACCACTCGTAGCTCTCCACTGA
- the LOC115722742 gene encoding uncharacterized protein LOC115722742 isoform X1 — protein MRKKVEERVRTKGRDFSKSKTGSVLAFKVSFRDFNPIDSYIWFELYGSPTDRDVDIIGSVIRSWYVLGRLGSFNSSNLQLKALLICIDGQLANSSVEYDPLYDAEKGFKVIPSSFHDISDIKFQDNWGSVWVDLGTVDNFAIDALFNCLTVLSSEYIEIEQIVFGGCSMGDWEEGMTSPEYGYKYFKI, from the exons ATGAGGAAGAAG GTTGAAGAAAGAGTTCGGACAAAGGGTAGAGACTTCAGCAAATCAAAAACCGGTTCTGTTCTTGCTTTCAAAGTCAGCTTTAGAGa CTTCAACCCTATTGATTCATACATATGGTTTGAACTATATGGTTCACCGACTGATCGAGATGTTGATATTATTGGTAGT GTTATTCGATCATGGTATGTCCTCGGTCGCTTAGGTTCATTCAACTCTTCTAATCTTCAG CTGAAAGCCTTACTAATATGTATCGATGGGCAGTTGGCCAATTCATCCGTAGAGTATGATCCTCTTTATGATGCAGAGAAGGGTTTCAAAGTTATTCCCTCATCATTTCATGACATCAGTGACATTAAATTTCAGGACAACTGGGGTAGTGTCTG GGTTGACCTTGGTACAGTAGATAATTTTGCCATTGATGCACTTTTCAACTGCTTGACAGTCTTGAGTTCAGA ATATATAGAAATTGAACAAATAGTTTTTGGGGGTTGTAGCATGGGTGATTGGGAAGAGGGGATGACAAGTCCTGAGTATGGATATAAGTACTTCAAGATCTAA
- the LOC115722737 gene encoding pentatricopeptide repeat-containing protein At3g26782, mitochondrial, with product MKISKSSLFIKLPLKVCTLHYSSISSHFNLRALFNNYVDKTNVHSWNSIIADLARSGDSVEALGAFSSMRKLSLTPNRSTFPCVIKSSSALFDLRSGKQAHQQAMVFGLDFDLFVSSALVDMYSKCGELRDARVLFDCIPHRNVVSWTSMITGYVQNGDSHSSLSLFKEFLIEEGENVDVSIDPVVVVAVLSACSRVSEKEVTEGIHGFVVKRGFDGDLGVANTLMDAYAKCSELRLSRKLFDGMFLKDVVSWNSMIAVYAQSGFSADALEVFYEMKKAGNMNYNAVTLSVLLLATAHSGTLRTGKCIHNQVLKKCLEENVVVGTALIDMYCKCGKAEMARKTLDCMKVKNVKSWTAMINGYGMHGRAREALEVFYKMIKNGAKPNYITFVSVLAACSHAGLVEEGWRWFHSMKHEFSIEPGVEHYGCMVDLLGRAGYLKKAYDLINEMKVRPDFVVWGSLLGSCRIHKNVELGEISARKLFELDPNNCGYYVLLSNIYADAGRWEDVERMRVLMKNQGLVKPPGFSLVELKGRVHVFLVGDREHPQHQQIYEYWEELIVKLQEAGYKPNIASVVHDVDEEEKEMTLKIHSEKLAVVFGIMNSIPGTTIQIIKNLRVCGDCHTVLKLISKVVDREIVVRDLKRFHHFSGGLCSCGDYW from the exons ATGAAAATCTCAAAATCTAGTTTGTTCATTAAATTACCTTTGAAAGTATGCACACTCCACTACTCTTCAATTTCATCCCATTTCAATCTCCGGGCTTTGTTCAATAACTACGTTGATAAAACCAATGTCCACTCATGGAACTCCATCATTGCCGACTTGGCTCGGAGTGGGGACTCAGTCGAAGCACTTGGAGCATTCTCATCCATGCGAAAGCTGTCTCTCACTCCCAACAGGTCCACCTTCCCTTGCGTCATCAAATCATCTTCGGCTTTGTTCGATCTTCGCTCGGGCAAACAAGCCCACCAACAAGCTATGGTCTTTGGTTTGGACTTTGATCTCTTTGTGTCCTCTGCTCTTGTTGACATGTACTCTAAATGTGGTGAATTGAGGGACGCACGAGTGCTTTTTGATTGTATACCTCACAGAAATGTAGTGTCTTGGACGTCTATGATTACTGGGTATGTTCAAAATGGAGACTCCCATTCATCATTGTCGCTTTTTAAGGAGTTCTTGATCGAAGAAGGTGAAAATGTGGATGTTTCTATAGATCCAGTTGTTGTGGTTGCGGTTCTCTCAGCTTGTTCTCGTGTTTCAGAAAAGGAAGTTACTGAAGGCATTCATGGGTTTGTGGTGAAAAGAGGCTTTGATGGAGATTTAGGGGTTGCAAACACTTTGATGGATGCATATGCCAAGTGCAGTGAGCTGCGTCTGTCTAGAAAGTTGTTTGATGGAATGTTTCTAAAAGATGTAGTTTCTTGGAACTCAATGATTGCGGTGTATGCCCAGAGTGGATTCTCAGCAGACGCTTTGGAAGTTTTCTACGAGATGAAAAAGGCTGGAAATATGAACTATAATGCGGTTACCTTGTCTGTTTTGCTATTAGCCACTGCTCATTCAGGCACTCTGCGGACTGGGAAGTGCATACACAATCAG GTTCTGAAAAAGTGTTTGGAAGAGAATGTTGTGGTGGGCACTGCTCTGATTGATATGTATTGCAAATGTGGGAAAGCGGAGATGGCAAGGAAGACTCTTGATTGCATGAAGGTGAAGAATGTTAAATCATGGACAGCCATGATTAATGGTTATGGTATGCATGGACGTGCAAGAGAAGCTTTGGAAGTCTTTTACAAGATGATTAAGAATGGAGCCAAACCAAATTACATAACCTTTGTATCAGTTCTAGCTGCTTGTAGCCATGCTGGTCTAGTAGAAGAAGGCTGGCGTTGGTTTCATTCAATGAAGCATGAATTCAGCATAGAACCTGGGGTTGAGCACTATGGTTGCATGGTTGATCTTCTTGGGCGAGCTGGCTATCTCAAGAAGGCTTATGATTTGATAAATGAGATGAAAGTAAGGCCTGATTTTGTAGTCTGGGGTTCCCTTCTTGGATCTTGTAGAATACACAAGAATGTTGAGCTTGGGGAGATTTCTGCTAGAAAATTGTTTGAGTTAGATCCAAATAATTGCGGGTACTATGTTTTGCTGTCAAATATATATGCTGATGCTGGTAGGTGGGAAGATGTTGAGAGGATGAGAGTACTAATGAAGAATCAGGGACTTGTTAAACCACCTGGATTCAGTTTGGTTGAACTGAAAGGAAGAGTTCATGTATTTTTGGTTGGAGATAGAGAGCATCCTCAACACCAGCAGATTTATGAGTATTGGGAAGAACTGATTGTGAAGCTGCAAGAAGCTGGCTACAAACCCAATATCGCATCAGTTGTTCACGATGTTGATGAGGAAGAGAAGGAAATGACCTTAAAAATCCATAGTGAGAAGTTGGCTGTTGTCTTTGGAATCATGAATTCTATTCCTGGGACAACAATCCAGATCATAAAGAATTTGAGGGTCTGCGGGGACTGTCACACCGTACTTAAGTTGATATCCAAAGTTGTTGATCGAGAAATAGTTGTCAGAGATTTAAAGCGATTCCATCATTTTAGTGGTGGTCTCTGTTCTTGTGGAGATTATTGGTGA
- the LOC115722742 gene encoding uncharacterized protein LOC115722742 isoform X3: MRKKVEERVRTKGRDFSKSKTGSVLAFKVSFRDFNPIDSYIWFELYGSPTDRDVDIIGSVIRSWYVLGRLGSFNSSNLQLKALLICIDGQLANSSVEYDPLYDAEKGFKVIPSSFHDISDIKFQDNWGSVWVDLGTVDNFAIDALFNCLTVLSSDRCEKGGICGHLGGSNEDWRHF; the protein is encoded by the exons ATGAGGAAGAAG GTTGAAGAAAGAGTTCGGACAAAGGGTAGAGACTTCAGCAAATCAAAAACCGGTTCTGTTCTTGCTTTCAAAGTCAGCTTTAGAGa CTTCAACCCTATTGATTCATACATATGGTTTGAACTATATGGTTCACCGACTGATCGAGATGTTGATATTATTGGTAGT GTTATTCGATCATGGTATGTCCTCGGTCGCTTAGGTTCATTCAACTCTTCTAATCTTCAG CTGAAAGCCTTACTAATATGTATCGATGGGCAGTTGGCCAATTCATCCGTAGAGTATGATCCTCTTTATGATGCAGAGAAGGGTTTCAAAGTTATTCCCTCATCATTTCATGACATCAGTGACATTAAATTTCAGGACAACTGGGGTAGTGTCTG GGTTGACCTTGGTACAGTAGATAATTTTGCCATTGATGCACTTTTCAACTGCTTGACAGTCTTGAGTTCAGA tAGATGCGAAAAGGGAGGAATCTGTGGGCATCTGGGTGGGAGCAATGAGGACTGGAGACACTTCTAA
- the LOC115722739 gene encoding uncharacterized protein LOC115722739 isoform X2 yields the protein MYANAAIATPHSHFSTSSSSWQWNKNNISLFPSSQKSLFSPPQQPPTLFISAASPSNGNFVSGEDESSVNISSTSSGSSAAKGSGTSARSRRLLKIREEKRKREHDRLHNYPSWAKVLEDACKDDTELRAVLGDSIGNPELMRKKVEERVRTKGRDFSKSKTGSVLAFKVSFRDFNPIDSYIWFELYGSPTDRDVDIIGSVIQSWYVLGRLGSFNSSNLQRRVSKLCPHHFMTSVTLNFRTTGVVSGLTLVQQIILPLMYFSTA from the exons ATGTACGCAAACGCTGCCATAGCTACACCACACTCCCATTTttctacttcttcttcttcttggcaATGGAACAAGAACAACATCAGCCTTTTTCCCTCTTCCCAAAAGTCCTTGTTCTCACCTCCACAGCAGCCTCCGACCCTTTTCATATCTGCAGCTTCTCCTTCCAATGGGAATTTTGTTAGCGGCGAAGATGAAAGCTCCGTTAATATTAGCAGCACCTCAAGTGGGTCGTCGGCGGCGAAAGGGTCGGGCACGAGTGCGAGAAGTCGGAGGCTCCTGAAGATTCGGGAAGAGAAGAGGAAACGGGAGCACGATCGACTCCATAATTATCCTTCTTGGGCAAA AGTTTTGGAAGATGCTTGCAAAGATGACACCGAGCTCCGAGCTGTTCTTGGTGATAGCATAGGCAATCCTGAGCTTATGAGGAAGAag GTTGAAGAAAGAGTTCGGACAAAGGGTAGAGACTTCAGCAAATCAAAAACCGGTTCTGTTCTTGCTTTCAAAGTCAGCTTTAGAGA CTTCAACCCTATTGATTCTTACATATGGTTTGAACTATATGGTTCACCGACTGATCGAGATGTTGATATTATTGGTAGT GTTATTCAATCATGGTATGTCCTCGGTCGCTTAGGTTCATTCAACTCTTCTAATCTTCAG AGAAGGGTTTCAAAGTTATGCCCTCATCATTTCATGACATCAGTGACGTTGAATTTCAGGACAACTGGGGTCGTGTCTG GGTTGACCTTGGTACAGCAGATAATTTTGCCATTGATGTACTTCTCAACTGCTTGA
- the LOC115722742 gene encoding uncharacterized protein LOC115722742 isoform X4, translating to MRKKVEERVRTKGRDFSKSKTGSVLAFKVSFRDFNPIDSYIWFELYGSPTDRDVDIIGSVIRSWYVLGRLGSFNSSNLQLKALLICIDGQLANSSVEYDPLYDAEKGFKVIPSSFHDISDIKFQDNWGSVWVDLGTVDNFAIDALFNCLTVLSSECEKGGICGHLGGSNEDWRHF from the exons ATGAGGAAGAAG GTTGAAGAAAGAGTTCGGACAAAGGGTAGAGACTTCAGCAAATCAAAAACCGGTTCTGTTCTTGCTTTCAAAGTCAGCTTTAGAGa CTTCAACCCTATTGATTCATACATATGGTTTGAACTATATGGTTCACCGACTGATCGAGATGTTGATATTATTGGTAGT GTTATTCGATCATGGTATGTCCTCGGTCGCTTAGGTTCATTCAACTCTTCTAATCTTCAG CTGAAAGCCTTACTAATATGTATCGATGGGCAGTTGGCCAATTCATCCGTAGAGTATGATCCTCTTTATGATGCAGAGAAGGGTTTCAAAGTTATTCCCTCATCATTTCATGACATCAGTGACATTAAATTTCAGGACAACTGGGGTAGTGTCTG GGTTGACCTTGGTACAGTAGATAATTTTGCCATTGATGCACTTTTCAACTGCTTGACAGTCTTGAGTTCAGA ATGCGAAAAGGGAGGAATCTGTGGGCATCTGGGTGGGAGCAATGAGGACTGGAGACACTTCTAA
- the LOC115722742 gene encoding uncharacterized protein LOC115722742 isoform X2 → MRKKVEERVRTKGRDFSKSKTGSVLAFKVSFRDFNPIDSYIWFELYGSPTDRDVDIIGSVIRSWYVLGRLGSFNSSNLQLANSSVEYDPLYDAEKGFKVIPSSFHDISDIKFQDNWGSVWVDLGTVDNFAIDALFNCLTVLSSEYIEIEQIVFGGCSMGDWEEGMTSPEYGYKYFKI, encoded by the exons ATGAGGAAGAAG GTTGAAGAAAGAGTTCGGACAAAGGGTAGAGACTTCAGCAAATCAAAAACCGGTTCTGTTCTTGCTTTCAAAGTCAGCTTTAGAGa CTTCAACCCTATTGATTCATACATATGGTTTGAACTATATGGTTCACCGACTGATCGAGATGTTGATATTATTGGTAGT GTTATTCGATCATGGTATGTCCTCGGTCGCTTAGGTTCATTCAACTCTTCTAATCTTCAG TTGGCCAATTCATCCGTAGAGTATGATCCTCTTTATGATGCAGAGAAGGGTTTCAAAGTTATTCCCTCATCATTTCATGACATCAGTGACATTAAATTTCAGGACAACTGGGGTAGTGTCTG GGTTGACCTTGGTACAGTAGATAATTTTGCCATTGATGCACTTTTCAACTGCTTGACAGTCTTGAGTTCAGA ATATATAGAAATTGAACAAATAGTTTTTGGGGGTTGTAGCATGGGTGATTGGGAAGAGGGGATGACAAGTCCTGAGTATGGATATAAGTACTTCAAGATCTAA
- the LOC115722740 gene encoding uncharacterized protein LOC115722740 produces the protein MGIQSTTWVSFCLSVSAAAFRCPCSISQSLLIKHNSNPPTWALNRSLSRLNPSSMSQPLSASASASDSTPLASPEDVDKTQSFDVLVQYVVLRRDLIDTWPLGSVVTQGCHASVSAIWSNKEDPHTLEYCNPDNIDSMHKVTLEVKGETQILNLSEKLTAGGIAHKLWIEQPENFPTCLATKPYPKSVVSSYFKRLKLCK, from the exons atgggTATACAAAGCACAACATGGGTCTCCTTCTGCCTTTCAGTTTCAGCAGCAGCGTTTCGCTGCCCTTGCAGTATCTCCCAATCACTATTGATAAAGCACAACTCCAACCCACCTACTTGGGCCTTGAATCGTTCACTGAGTCGACTCAACCCTAGCTCGATGAGTCAACCTCTCTCGGCTTCGGCTTCGGCTTCGGACTCCACTCCCCTCGCTTCCCCAGAAGACGTCGATAAAACCCAAAGCTTCGACGTACTGGTTCAGTATGTGGTGCTCCGTCGAGATCTGATTGACACGTGGCCGCTCGGTAGCGTTGTGACACAAGGTTGCCATGCCTCCGTATCCGCCATTTGGTCCAACAAAGAAGATCCTCATACACTTGAGTACTGTAACCCGGATAACATCGATTCCATGCATAAG GTTACACTTGAGGTGAAGGGAGAAACCCAAATTTTGAACTTGTCTGAAAAACTCACAGCTGGTGGTATAGCACACAAGTTGTGGATTGAACAACCTGAGAATTTCCCAACCTGTCTTGCTACGAAACCATATCCCAAGTCcgttgtatcatcatattttaAGAGGCTAAAACTTTGCAAGTGA
- the LOC115722739 gene encoding uncharacterized protein LOC115722739 isoform X1, giving the protein MYANAAIATPHSHFSTSSSSWQWNKNNISLFPSSQKSLFSPPQQPPTLFISAASPSNGNFVSGEDESSVNISSTSSGSSAAKGSGTSARSRRLLKIREEKRKREHDRLHNYPSWAKVLEDACKDDTELRAVLGDSIGNPELMRKKVEERVRTKGRDFSKSKTGSVLAFKVSFRDFNPIDSYIWFELYGSPTDRDVDIIGSVIQSWYVLGRLGSFNSSNLQLANSSVEYDPLYDAEKGFKVMPSSFHDISDVEFQDNWGRVWVDLGTADNFAIDVLLNCLTVLSSEYIGIQQIVFGGRSMGDWEEGMTSPEYGYKYFKI; this is encoded by the exons ATGTACGCAAACGCTGCCATAGCTACACCACACTCCCATTTttctacttcttcttcttcttggcaATGGAACAAGAACAACATCAGCCTTTTTCCCTCTTCCCAAAAGTCCTTGTTCTCACCTCCACAGCAGCCTCCGACCCTTTTCATATCTGCAGCTTCTCCTTCCAATGGGAATTTTGTTAGCGGCGAAGATGAAAGCTCCGTTAATATTAGCAGCACCTCAAGTGGGTCGTCGGCGGCGAAAGGGTCGGGCACGAGTGCGAGAAGTCGGAGGCTCCTGAAGATTCGGGAAGAGAAGAGGAAACGGGAGCACGATCGACTCCATAATTATCCTTCTTGGGCAAA AGTTTTGGAAGATGCTTGCAAAGATGACACCGAGCTCCGAGCTGTTCTTGGTGATAGCATAGGCAATCCTGAGCTTATGAGGAAGAag GTTGAAGAAAGAGTTCGGACAAAGGGTAGAGACTTCAGCAAATCAAAAACCGGTTCTGTTCTTGCTTTCAAAGTCAGCTTTAGAGA CTTCAACCCTATTGATTCTTACATATGGTTTGAACTATATGGTTCACCGACTGATCGAGATGTTGATATTATTGGTAGT GTTATTCAATCATGGTATGTCCTCGGTCGCTTAGGTTCATTCAACTCTTCTAATCTTCAG TTGGCCAATTCATCCGTAGAGTATGATCCTCTTTATGATGCAGAGAAGGGTTTCAAAGTTATGCCCTCATCATTTCATGACATCAGTGACGTTGAATTTCAGGACAACTGGGGTCGTGTCTG GGTTGACCTTGGTACAGCAGATAATTTTGCCATTGATGTACTTCTCAACTGCTTGACAGTCTTGAGTTCAGA ATATATAGGAATTCAACAAATAGTTTTTGGGGGTCGTAGCATGGGTGATTGGGAAGAGGGGATGACAAGCCCTGAGTATGGATATAAGTACTTCAAGATCTAA
- the LOC115722738 gene encoding pentatricopeptide repeat-containing protein At1g62910, which translates to MKPLRLIRRVSGNHSHPFISLLGLLRPQIRCYDSNYKSVNQLEKSIQTRCRSGSLDVDKLLCLFDSMIQMQPIPSVTAFNHLLAALSRKNQHSTVFSLYKHLSMRYRHFQPDVHTLTIVIKCLCRLKKMGLGFSVLASIYKYGLRPDGHTLSTLLHGLCMEGSMVEALELFHRILDKELPCDEFVYGVIINGLCRAGETREAFKVLKQIYHHPKLNPTLECFNPIIDNLCKEGNVVKARSLFQEMISCGLTPDVVAYNSLINGLCKFGDWVEANGLLTNMIGSGISPDVYTYGIVIDSLCKEEKIQKAISLYESMTKEGVEPNVVIYNSLITALSKKGKTKEAFALMGKMTNRGLKPNVFNYSSLLYGLCHSGEWGEVFMLLAQMKEQKVSPDLVTFNILIDAFCRNKKMKDAFNVLDLMTQWEVRPNIITYSSLLCGLSHSGDYEEIARVYENMVRENIYPNIITFTILVEAYSKRGMMDKAQNIFEEIIQHGEEPDTMIYNTMIKGYCLLGEVDKAEEIFQQMVSKGVLPDFDSYCTLVEGYMKSEKTDIALKFSKEMIEKGLVPDRVRQNIGTKIFGDRLKNFIITHNC; encoded by the coding sequence ATGAAACCTCTAAGGTTGATCAGAAGAGTTTCTGGTAATCACTCTCACCCCTTCATTTCTCTGTTAGGGCTTCTCAGACCTCAAATTCGTTGTTATGATTCCAACTACAAAAGTGTTAATCAACTGGAAAAATCGATTCAAACTCGCTGCAGATCTGGAAGCCTTGATGTTGATAAACTTTTATGTCTCTTTGATTCCATGATTCAAATGCAACCCATTCCCTCTGTTACTGCATTCAATCATTTACTTGCCGCACTCTCTAGAAAAAACCAACACTCCACTGTTTTTTCTCTCTACAAACACTTATCCATGCGTTATCGCCATTTTCAACCAGATGTTCATACCTTAACCATTGTTATCAAATGTCTATGTCGTTTGAAGAAGATGGGTTTAGGTTTCTCTGTTTTGGCAAGTATTTATAAATATGGCCTTCGCCCAGATGGCCATACCTTAAGTACTCTGCTTCATGGGCTTTGTATGGAAGGCTCCATGGTTGAAGCCCTGGAGTTGTTCCACAGAATCTTAGACAAGGAACTCCCATGTGATGAGTTTGTTTATGGGGTCATCATTAATGGGCTTTGTAGAGCCGGAGAAACTAGGGAGGCATTTAAGGTGCTTAAGCAAATTTACCACCATCCCAAACTCAATCCCACTCTTGAATGTTTCAATCCCATCATTGATAATCTTTGTAAAGAAGGGAATGTGGTTAAAGCCAGAAGCCTGTTTCAGGAAATGATCAGTTGTGGTCTGACACCAGATGTTGTAGCTTATAATTCGTTGATTAATGGATTATGCAAATTTGGTGATTGGGTTGAAGCCAATGGACTCCTCACAAACATGATTGGTTCTGGAATTTCACCAGATGTATATACTTATGGTATAGTGATTGATTCTCTTTGCAAAGAAGAGAAAATTCAGAAAGCAATTTCATTGTATGAATCTATGACTAAAGAAGGTGTAGAACCTAATGTTGTCATATATAATTCTCTCATTACTGCCCTTTCTAAGAAAGGAAAAACAAAGGAAGCATTTGCCCTCATGGGAAAAATGACTAATAGAGGTCTAAAGCCTAATGTCTTTAATTACAGTTCTTTATTGTATGGGTTGTGTCATTCAGGTGAATGGGGGGAAGTTTTCATGTTGTTAGCTCAAATGAAGGAACAAAAGGTTTCACCTGATCTTGTGACATTCAATATTCTCATAGATGCTTTTTGCAGAAATAAAAAGATGAAGGATGCTTTCAACGTGCTTGATCTAATGACTCAGTGGGAAGTTAGACCAAATATTATCACTTACAGTTCTTTACTTTGTGGGTTGAGTCATTCAGGTGACTATGAAGAAATTGCTAGGGTGTATGAGAACATGGTGAGAGAGAATATCTATCCCAATATTATAACTTTCACTATACTCGTAGAGGCTTACTCAAAAAGAGGAATGATGGACAAGGCTCAAAATATATTTGAGGAAATCATTCAACATGGGGAAGAGCCTGATACCATGATTTATAATACAATGATTAAAGGATATTGTTTGCTAGGAGAAGTAGACAAGGCCGAAGAGATATTTCAACAAATGGTTTCAAAAGGTGTTCTGCCAGATTTTGATTCTTATTGCACCTTGGTCGAAGGCTATATGAAGAGTGAAAAAACAGATATTGCTCTCAAGTTTAGTAAAGAAATGATTGAGAAAGGCTTGGTGCCTGACCGTGTAAGACAAAACATTGGGACCAAGATTTTTGGTGACAGACTTAAAAACTTCATAATCACTCACAACtgttaa